cccctaataaTACACTGAGCACTCCATTAAAACAAGTCTTTGTAAAGGAACTCTGATAGCACTGTGAAACCGGTCACACTGACTGAAGTATCATTTCTAATCttaactggggggggggggggaagcatTGCTCTGTCTGCTCTAACTTTATCAGTGCTTTTAAAATAACAGTAATTCATTGTCAAATCCTACACAATATCGTTTGGAGCCTCTATATACATCAAATTAAGAAATCTATAAGTTAAGAAGAAATCCTTTAGGCATGCCATAGAACCAGAGATTCTggttttttatgatttttatgaAATTGACTACTGTCAAGAGATAAGTTTAGCTAGTTATGTGTTTCTAAAAAGGATTTGACAACATAAAGAACTCCAATACATGTTGAAGTGTTCGAAATTTGACATCGCTAGGTCGTGCCTGGTCTCGACCACTTCTTCTCACGTGCTTGCGTTAAAATGAAGCCGAACCTGTGCCAGCATCTCCTGCTCTGGCCATAAATACCTTCTCCCAGTTAGGACGCACGAAGGATCAAAGACGCTAACGCTCATGCGTAGTGTGTGTACGCACACACTCCTAGACATCGTTCACATTCGTTTGTATTTGCTTGAATTTTAATCTGGGAGAGCAACGAACGTATTTGTGGTTCCTTTACTCTGAAATTAGACTCGGTTCATTCACCTTGTCTGCCCTTTCTCTCGGACGTGTTCAGGTGCTGCAGTTTCCTCCTGCTCTGTACCGCTACATCACAGGTGAACTGCAGAAGCAGGTCATTGTGGTGCTGAATAAGATCGACCTTTGTCCCCCACCGCTCATATTGGCATGGAAGCACTACCTGTGCAATCGTTTTCCTCACCTGCAATGCGTGTGCTTCACCTCACACCCGGGACCACCTTACAGCAGCTGTGAGCGCACATCACATATGCACCAAAACCAACTTTTGTTGTAGTAACATACTTATGGAGAGGTTTTCCCAGCCATGGTATATACATTCAAGTTACTTTTCTGTCTTTGTATCTTTCATCTCGCTGCAGTGTTTCAGAAAAAGCGAATGAGGAGAAAGGGTGGGTGGGGCCAGGCAGGAGGACCAATCCACATCCTGAGGGCGTGTCAGGAGATCACGGCAGGAAAAGGTCAGACACGCCCACCATGTGACAGCGATTAAGTCCAGCAGGGATTTATGGTTATGATGCTAATattaatgatttgtttttttttttgtttaacagtggatttaAGTAGCTGGGAAAAGAAGATAAAAAGAGATGCAGTGGCCATGGGAAGAGAGGGCGATTGGTCGGATGACGGGGCGGAGACGGTGTTGATGGAACACCACACTGATGTTGCCATGGAGCTGAACAGTCCCACACGAGAACTTTACAAAGATGGAGTTCTCACATTAGGCTGTATAGGTAAAACGTTCAAAAATATCTTGGCCAGTCGagtttaataagacaaaaatgatgGGGCAAAATATATGCTACTCATGGAATCAATAAGTAGCTTTTTCACAATGACATCACTGTTTTAAATAGTttaacatacagtcccctccgaaagtattggaacggaaaggataattctgttgtttttgctatacaccgaAGACtgggtttcagatcaaaagatgaatgagacgatagatcagaatttcagctttcatttgctAATCGtaacatctagatgtgttggacaacttagaacatggcacctttggtggcagaccaccacTGGTATTCACCAagcaaataacacttaatatttggttgcagaTCTCTTACTTGCAATAACTGGATCAAACCggcaacccactgacatcaccaaactgttgcgtTCTTCTTTTGCGATGCttttcctgcagcttctttcagttgtttctCCCGTCAGACGCCTCTTctggaggtgaaatgctgctcaactgggttaaagctggtgattgacttggccagtctaaaaccttcctcTTTtccccccctgataaagtcaTTTGTTGAGTTGACtctgttttggatcattgtctcgctgcatgatgaagttcctcccaatttgattggatttctctgtaaattggcacaCTGAATGTTTCTTTAGACTACTGAGTTCACTCTGCTGCTACCATcctgagttacatcatcagtacagattagtgagtctgttccagaagcagccatgcaagcccaagccatgacactacctccaccatgtttcatggTGAGATGAGTTTGTAtgattttggatcatgagcagatcctttctttctccacaccttggtctttccatcactttggtagaagttaatcttgattccagaacttttcatctctatttctttgtgaattccagtctggctttctgattcttactacTGATCAGTGGTTTTCTTCTCGTGGTATGGTCTCtacatttctgctctcaaagtcttcttcaaatggtggattgtgataccttcaccccgccctgtggaggttgttggtgacatCACTGACTgtagtttttgggtttttcctcACAACTCTCACAGTGTTTGTCATCGGCTGTTggtgttttccttggccgacctgttccaaGTAACATTCCAAGTTGTTGTATTGGTTATTCCCAATGcgtgtgcaatgcctctgataggttttccctcttttctcagcttggcttgcttttctcccatagacagctctctgctctttatgttggtttatcctttttaacagcaaatgcagtcttcactggtgaaacccagggctcaaaccaagagacataaagagctattaattctttaaacaaacaatctaacagggtacacctgggtaacaagaaacatatTCCACTATTTttcatcacttgaaaaatgagtAGGTTCATACAGaagtgttttatgttgtttaacacatctagatgtaaatgaggaaaggaggaaaggaaagctgaaattctgatctgtcggctcgtattcatcttttgaaacccaaatgtcttcagtttacagaaagaacaaaagaattgCCCTTGCCAtcccaatactttcagaggtgACTGTATGCATTAGGATACAATcattactagagatgcaccgatactaaatttctcagccaataccgataaccgattattcagagtgacatcggccgataccgatagttctgccttttatgccttcttttaaattaataataattaattccacaattctgaaagaaatgcaaataaaaaccttattctctccatttcaacaagttgtttcacagtaactggtctcataaacagaaaacacatgaactaaattctgaagattaaagtaagatttcttaacttattgaatgttattaattcatattaacattgactgaaatctaaaaaaaaacctcctgttagtctcacattcactcaccacaaacaaaagcatttctacttcatcactgaacatcaaactgctaatatatatcaacttttttatatattaacattaactattttatatttgtagagtaaCATGAAACATgttactctacaaatatatttttctgtgtaatttatacttttttgtaaactcatcttcatttaaatctttcaacagtgtactggccctttaattcagctcgagcagctcggtggaaaaaaaaatttaactcgacgccgaaactcccgcttcactgctgcagtgtaaaattttagcagtgcagagattacagactgcagttttgtcgtcattctacACAAGAGActtcatctttacacacagcatgaaatcagtgtgttttcccgccctcttttgactgacaggatataatcggcgctgatcatcggatgtttttaaactattgacAGATGGCCAAAAGCGTGGAAAATAGACTTTATCGGCCTATAcgttggtgcatctctaatactAACTACACTGTATGGTCAaaactatgtggacacctgatcatcacaccattctgtgggtcttccccaaactgttgccacaaactcggaagcacacagttatataggatgtctttgtatgctgtagcattacagtgtCCCTTCAATGGAAATAATGGACCCAAATTTCAAGTGAGCcctggctttgtgcacaggggtactgtcatgctggaacgggtttaggccccttagttccagtgaagggaaacaaagacatcctatacaattgcaCGCGTCCAACTTTGACAACAGTTTGACGAAggcccatatatgggtgtgatgttcaggtgtccacaaacctttggccatatagagtaTGAACTTGTcactatatataaaaacactatatattatattaatctgtttttctttcagggTTTACTAATGTAGGAAAGTCTTCGGTGTTGAATAGCTTGGTTGGAAGGAAGGTTGTGAGTGTGTCTCGGACTCCTGGTCACACAAAGTATTTCCAGACGTACTACCTCACCCCTACTGTCAAACTGTGTGACTGTCCTGGACTAGTCTTCCCCTCTCAAGTCAGCAGACAACTACAGGTAAAATGATACACATTCATAGGGGGTGTGGGATTACAAACAAACGCAATGCAAACACTATTTCCAGAGATGTGACTCCTGGTCTCTGTGAATTTCAGATTCTGGCTGGTATTTACCCAGTGTCCCAGCTGCAGGAACCCTACAGCTCGGTGGGATACCTGTGTGAGCGCACTCCGTTCCTGTCAGTACTGAAACTTACACACCCAGAACAGAGTGCTGAAACACCACACACTCCCAACACACACGAGTGGACAGCCTGGGACGTGTGTGAAGGTAAAGTCTGGTTTTTATTTGTGGTGCTCTGTTTGAACAGATCCTGTACTTATTTGCTGCTCTTATTTGGAGAACCACATTTTTATTTCGTAAAGCACGAAATGAACTTCCTGTCGCCAAGCCGTCTGCGTGTTGTTTACCGACATAAACAGACCTAGATGTTGATGAGTTGAGAGATGCTGAGGGTTTCTGTTGGTTGCTGAGACAAGGAGAACATATTTCTCGTTAACACTTCCCTTCTGTCGCTCTTCCTCGAATGAACAGCGTGGGCAGAGAGAAGAGGCTATAAGACAGCAAGGGCAGCACGGAATGATGCTTATCGAGCCGCTAACAGCCTGCTGCGATTGGCCATCGACGGACGCTTATGTCTGTGCTTGCGGCCACCGGGATACACAGAGAACAaaggtaaaaaaatatttattttttttaataattcacaaaatctccttagtttattttaatttacacgTCTTGTTCAAGGCATTTCAGCAGTTCTGGTACTCTAGCTTTTAACCATCTCATCCCAGCTCTAGCAttgcctttttttctctcttttatgcaGTCCTATTTTTGAGAGATTCAGTTAAACGATATTAtatcacagcgctgttgaattctcgattctgattggctgacagacgttcgGAGGTGTGcagttatttttcagtaaatgcacagcaaaagtagttccagtcaggtctggACCACATTACAGTTCCAGATCACTTCGCCGAGTTAACTAAAATAACGGAAAAGTtagcctactgtccaccacagcaccCAGACctaccaacaaacaaaacaaaacgacaGAAAACTACGATTTTCCAGAACAATACAGCGCACCCGAGGTGGTAATGCAGCCACGAGGCGAAGTGGAGGCTTGAGCcactgatatgcagttattgaggcgagagagagagcaagaaaaaaagaagcaggtgtgattgcagtaatgagacagaaaagctTGTGAATAAGcatcactatttatttatttatttatttattctttgcattttctgcagtagtaaaaaaaaacgaaaaccctgtgaacaagtaggcttattgatatttattttttctaattttatgtatatatcAGCATGAAACTAAAAAAACTGAACTcattcgttctctctctctctctccctctctctccttctctctctctctctctccatctatctaatAACGGCATATCTCCGGCTCAGGTCTCTGTAACTAGCTGTAAAATGACGTTTTGGAATTAGTAATGGAGGCTTAAGATGGGAGCGTAATAAATTAGTCCCACACACAAGagcgttttaaggacaaaaaccccgataaaatgtcttgaaataaaacatctgaacaatgtcttgaggtgtggtaactgtggtataagcggaataactGACTCCGGTCCGTCGAATTAGTAGAAAATAACTGAGGTTACCACCTCGGAGCGTGCGTTATTTTCGAAATAATTCGACGGCCCGTCGTCAGTCATTCCTTACACACTCTGTTTACCTCTTTAGATAAATGGGAGTCCCACCCAGATTTGGCAGAAATCCTCGCTCTACAGGGACGAACGGCCGAGGATGAGGAGAACGGCGAGAGGGACGAGGAAGATGAAGAGTCGAGCTCTGAGCCAGAGGAGGAAGACGACAGAGACGCGGACGATGACGAGGACGCCGACGGAGACGACGAAGACGAAAGCGTGAGGTCCGACGAAAAAGGCAAGGCCTACAGACTGAACATGTTCGGCCTGCTGGGTGAGAACGAGTGCGAGTGAAGGAAGGAGGAGCTCGATTTCAGCACTCGTTCGGCGTCATCTCAGTCACATTCCTCTCGTCTGCGttatttatcagtttatttatCAGCAGTCAGTTTAAGTTGTTTCGTTTCGCATTCATGTACAAATGCTTTCAGTGACTCTTGCAGAATCCTACACTCCTCAGGATGCCTGTTCCTGCTCCTGTGTAAGCAGCTGAGTCTGTGTACCTCTATGCCCTCTTTCAGCTTGGTTTCATGTTTGTAATTTAAAACCTTCATTTAATCTCTTGCGTCCGAGTGTTCATACCGAATGTGATTACAGTCGGCCAGTCGCGCAGACTGCGTATCGAGTACAATCGTTCGATTGATCAAGAATCTGTGAGTTCACAGCTTTAATGCCAAAGGTCAGCGGAAGGTCGTTCGTTTCAGTATGAGAAAAGACAAATGGAAGCCTCAGTGCTGCAAGACCCTGCATGCAGCTTTAAGACAAATGAGCCAGCTCCATTGAAGAGAAGTAAGCAAATACAAAAGCCAGCCATGAAATAAGAGGCGACTAAGAGACAATGAGAAGTAGAGAACCACAGAAGTGAAAAGAGAGTGGATTGGATATCTAAAGCACTTTTTTAAATCCGGAAGAACTGTTCCTGAATAGATCGAAACAGACCAGGGGTGTGACTGACATATAAAATTACTACCTACTCAGGCTGTGGAGAAACACATCGAGTCATATCTGTATTAGATCAGTTGAATGTACATTGCGTCCTCAGATCATGTTTCAAAAAAGACATCATGCACACACGCCTACGATGGCAGCAACGTCTTCGTAATGCTGTGCGCGCCACCTCTCCAGGAACATCTCGTACTGTTTCCTCACGGTTACCTTCATAGCTGTCAAAGCCGTGCCTTCTTAAATCACTGACTTACAAGACCGCATAGGCATCAGAGCTTCTGGTTTTGATGCAGCTCAGGTTTTGAGCACTAATAAGGAATGCGTTTGACAGGAATTATGGGTCATTTCTGCCTTTCTAAGTTCATTATAATTCCTACACTATGCCGTTATGACATCCTATTGTTGGCTGTATTTCCTGGCATTGCTTTCGCGTGAGTGCCATCAAACTTTTTTGAAGAAGCTTGATAATGGGACTAATATGATACACATTTGGTTTATtggtttgaataaaaattttgtAGTATGCACAAATATTAGCTTGCAGAATATtagttttacacttttttttttttttcttcttcaaatcaGTGACTTGGTTTTCAAACCATGGAGATATTTTGTTACTTGATATAgatttctacagtatatggacCAGTCTGAACGGGTCTGATGCAGGGTTTTGTAATGCAGCGTGACAGGGAGTTTGTTTGTGCCTGTGCTCATCGCTGAGCCATACTATGCAAGATTAGGAATTTTAGAGTATATTAGACATGAACGAATTTGCTGTGTTAAGTTGCCCCAACAAGCCTGAAAAGACGAGGCGTGATTTGCACAGAGTTATATTCAATAGAACATTGaagaggttttttattttattttattttattacggGACATCATAAAGGAGTTTACCTGCTTGAATATGATGGAAAGAGATCCGATAGAGTAAATGCTGATCTCCAAGGACCATATTCCTCAAATAATCATATACAGGACTCCCAAATCAGGATTGATACAATTCCAGTGTAGTGTTAAGTCCTCATAATATCATCTGACATCTTAACGCTAGCAAACGGGCAGGGAACATGAGCATAGACGTGTTTGAAATATAGATTGCAGACGGATTTGCTCTCGAGCGTGCAACTGTAAAGGGGATGTGTGTGCACCGTGTGCGAGCGACCTagtaaacaaatgtgttttattgcttatatTGAATTGGTCTGAAGTCGCTCTCTGCAATAAAGATGGAATGTCTTTATCACTTGCTTTGTCTCTATGCTGTGTttgtttggatgttttttttaagccttAAACGGTGTTAACCCGCTAGTTGTGGTTCTACGAATCTTGGATACCTTCGTGTGCACGTGCAAACACGCCaaatggccaaaggtttgtggacacatgaccatcagacccttatgtggttcttccccaacgACACCCAGTTGTTTAGAAATTTTTGGaatgttgtagcattacaatttccctttcaTTGGAActaacctgttccagcatgacgatgcacCTGTGCGTGAAGCCAGGTTCAAGaaggcatggtttgccaaggttggtgtggaagaactcgaccCCTCTGATGATGATTGCCAACTGCTCCCCAGGCCTTCTAGCACAAAATCAGTCCCCAagctcactaatgctcttgtggctggaTGGACACgaatcctcacagccacgctccaaactctagtggaaaaccttcccagaagggtggaggaatgggatgttcaacgagcacatacgggtgtgacggtcaggtggccatatagtgtaagaaAGTCCCAGGGTGACATAATACAAGATTTGCAATAATACTTACAATGTCATACATACATTACAATATCTTTTGCTCGAATCTTCTCACAGAGTTCTTGTCGGGTCAGCACAAGTTCCAAAGGACAAGGAACCTTGATGGTTATCTGGGAGACAAATAACCACAGCTACATACGTAACTATCATTCTGTTTCACCTGGCTTTATCATCAGGGATGCTGAGATGGCATGAGGAACTGACCCACTTTTAGGACGGACTGGTAAGTTGTTCAGAGATGACCATTGCATTCATTCTACTGGGAGGGGGCGA
This Ictalurus furcatus strain D&B chromosome 1, Billie_1.0, whole genome shotgun sequence DNA region includes the following protein-coding sequences:
- the gnl1 gene encoding guanine nucleotide-binding protein-like 1, whose amino-acid sequence is MPRKKPFSNKQKKKQLQVKREKKRGDTGSGQSSRNASIERAVRRDRQSDTSDSETTDIKRIGHQPGTRDSSYDPNRFRLHFGKESKEEVEKRKKMAREKILQAVPERDLEMDVKDVYPEDQGLDFPRRPSWHYGMCREELSKKEKKAFDEFLEALHSKNPTDSLSHFEHNLETWRQLWRVLEMSDVVLLIVDIRHPVLQFPPALYRYITGELQKQVIVVLNKIDLCPPPLILAWKHYLCNRFPHLQCVCFTSHPGPPYSSLFQKKRMRRKGGWGQAGGPIHILRACQEITAGKVDLSSWEKKIKRDAVAMGREGDWSDDGAETVLMEHHTDVAMELNSPTRELYKDGVLTLGCIGFTNVGKSSVLNSLVGRKVVSVSRTPGHTKYFQTYYLTPTVKLCDCPGLVFPSQVSRQLQILAGIYPVSQLQEPYSSVGYLCERTPFLSVLKLTHPEQSAETPHTPNTHEWTAWDVCEAWAERRGYKTARAARNDAYRAANSLLRLAIDGRLCLCLRPPGYTENKDKWESHPDLAEILALQGRTAEDEENGERDEEDEESSSEPEEEDDRDADDDEDADGDDEDESVRSDEKGKAYRLNMFGLLGENECE